A genomic segment from Euleptes europaea isolate rEulEur1 chromosome 17, rEulEur1.hap1, whole genome shotgun sequence encodes:
- the TUBB3 gene encoding tubulin beta-3 chain: MVFCAGTREGFWEVISDEHGIDPSGNYVGDSDLQLERISVYYNEASSHKYVPRAILVDLEPGTMDSVRSGAFGHLFRPDNFIFGQSGAGNNWAKGHYTEGAELVDSVLDVVRKECENCDCLQGFQLTHSLGGGTGSGMGTLLISKVREEYPDRIMNTFSVVPSPKVSDTVVEPYNATLSIHQLVENTDETYCIDNEALYDICFRTLKLATPTYGDLNHLVSATMSGVTTSLRFPGQLNADLRKLAVNMVPFPRLHFFMPGFAPLTARGSQQYRALTVPELTQQMFDAKNMMAACDPRHGRYLTVATVFRGRMSMKEVDEQMLAIQSKNSSYFVEWIPNNVKVAVCDIPPRGLKMSSTFIGNSTAIQELFKRISEQFTAMFRRKAFLHWYTGEGMDEMEFTEAESNMNDLVSEYQQYQDATAEEEGEMYEDDEEESEAQGAK, translated from the exons ttctgggAGGTGATCAGTGATGAACATGGGATAGACCCCAGCGGGAACTATGTCGGAGACTCCGATCTGCAGCTCGAAAGGATCAGCGTCTATTACAATGAAGCATCCT CTCACAAGTATGTTCCTCGCGCTATTCTCGTGGACCTGGAACCCGGCACCATGGACAGTGTCCGGTCAGGTGCTTTCGGCCATCTCTTCAGACCCGACAACTTCATCTTCG GTCAAAGTGGCGCAGGGAACAACTGGGCGAAGGGGCACTACACAGAGGGCGCCGAGCTGGTGGACTCCGTCCTGGACGTGGTGCGGAAGGagtgtgagaactgtgactgtctcCAGGGCTTCCAGCTCACCCATTCTCTGGGCGGGGGCACAGGGTCTGGCATGGGGACCCTCCTCATTAGCAAAGTTCGCGAAGAGTACCCTGACCGGATCATGAACACTTTCAGCGTGGTGCCTTCCCCCAAGGTGTCAGACACAGTGGTGGAGCCCTACAACGCCACCTTGTCCATTCACCAGCTGGTGGAGAACACGGACGAGACCTACTGCATCGACAACGAAGCCCTCTACGACATCTGCTTCCGGACCCTCAAGCTGGCCACGCCCACCTATGGAGACCTCAACCACCTTGTTTCCGCCACCATGAGCGGTGTCACCACCTCCTTGCGGTTCCCTGGGCAGCTCAACGCTGACCTCCGCAAACTGGCCGTCAACATGGTGCCCTTCCCCCGCCTCCACTTCTTCATGCCCGGCTTTGCCCCACTGACTGCCCGCGGGAGCCAGCAGTACCGCGCCCTGACCGTGCCGGAGCTCACCCAACAGATGTTTGATGCCAAGAACATGATGGCCGCCTGCGATCCCCGCCACGGCCGCTACCTGACAGTAGCCACCGTCTTCAGGGGCCGCATGTCCATGAAGGAGGTGGACGAGCAGATGCTGGCCATCCAGAGCAAGAACAGCAGCTACTTTGTGGAGTGGATCCCCAACAACGTCAAGGTGGCCGTCTGCGACATCCCGCCCCGGGGCCTGAAGATGTCTTCCACCTTCATCGGCAACAGCACGGCCATACAGGAGCTCTTCAAGCGCATCTCAGAGCAGTTCACGGCCATGTTCCGGCGCAAGGCCTTCCTCCACTGGTACACGGGTGAGGGGATGGATGAGATGGAGTTCACGGAGGCTGAGAGCAACATGAACGACCTGGTCTCGGAGTATCAACAGTACCAGGATGCGACAGCAGAAGAGGAAGGCGAGATGTACGAGGACGATGAGGAGGAGTCCGAGGCCCAAGGGGCCAAGTGA